One part of the Candidatus Bathyarchaeota archaeon genome encodes these proteins:
- a CDS encoding ABC transporter ATP-binding protein — protein sequence MNISVQDVTFTYRSTPTLKNVTLTLKESEVLGMIGPNGSGKTTLLKCLNKILEPKQGTILLGEQAIKKMSRLEVAKHIGYVPQSSVANPELLPVFEIVLMGRRPHISWQSGEKDTQKVWEALKMLNIEHLAMRNFYELSGGEQQRVLVARSIAQEAKVLLLDEPTSNLDIRYQLEVMELTRKLVATEHLAAAVAIHDLNLASRYCDKIVMMKAGKIFAAGEVDSVLTTQNINLVYGVEVKINYNEGTPYIIPIAPLN from the coding sequence TTGAACATAAGCGTGCAAGACGTAACCTTCACCTACCGCAGCACCCCAACACTCAAAAACGTAACCCTAACCCTAAAAGAATCAGAAGTCCTAGGCATGATAGGACCCAACGGCTCAGGAAAAACCACCCTCCTAAAATGCCTAAACAAAATACTCGAACCCAAACAAGGCACCATACTGCTAGGCGAACAAGCAATAAAAAAGATGAGCCGCCTCGAAGTCGCCAAACACATCGGCTACGTCCCACAGAGCTCAGTCGCCAACCCCGAATTGCTACCCGTCTTCGAAATAGTTCTCATGGGAAGACGACCACACATTTCTTGGCAGAGCGGCGAAAAAGACACCCAGAAAGTCTGGGAAGCCCTAAAAATGCTCAACATAGAGCACCTCGCGATGCGGAATTTCTATGAACTCAGCGGTGGTGAACAGCAACGGGTTCTTGTCGCTAGGTCGATTGCTCAAGAAGCAAAAGTTCTGCTCCTAGATGAACCGACAAGCAATTTGGACATAAGATACCAGCTTGAAGTCATGGAATTAACCCGAAAACTCGTCGCTACAGAACACTTAGCTGCAGCTGTGGCTATTCATGACTTAAACCTTGCGTCGAGGTATTGCGATAAAATCGTAATGATGAAAGCTGGCAAAATTTTTGCGGCAGGCGAGGTGGATTCTGTTTTGACAACCCAAAACATTAACCTCGTTTACGGCGTCGAAGTAAAAATAAACTACAACGAAGGCACACCATACATTATTCCGATAGCACCGCTAAATTAG
- a CDS encoding metallophosphoesterase: MIIGAISDSHDNLPLIEKAIQTLNEQKVNLVLHAGDYVAAFTVDKFKKLTCPLIGVFGNNDGDHEFLKKRFSQTTNCTVHERFTQLNLDGYKIALLHGHETELLGAILDSGYFDAVVRGHSHIHSLEYRGKTLSINPGELCGYLTGKPTLALLDTDKHQARIIEL; the protein is encoded by the coding sequence ATGATAATCGGTGCAATCTCAGACTCTCACGATAACCTTCCCCTCATAGAAAAAGCCATTCAAACCTTAAACGAACAAAAAGTCAACCTAGTGCTCCACGCAGGCGACTATGTAGCGGCCTTCACAGTAGATAAATTCAAAAAACTAACCTGCCCCCTCATCGGCGTATTTGGCAACAACGACGGCGACCACGAATTCCTCAAAAAACGCTTCAGCCAAACCACCAACTGCACCGTACATGAACGCTTCACGCAACTAAACTTGGATGGCTACAAAATCGCGTTACTACACGGGCATGAGACCGAGTTGTTGGGTGCAATACTCGATAGCGGCTACTTCGATGCAGTCGTTCGCGGTCACAGCCACATCCACAGCCTCGAGTACAGAGGAAAAACGTTGTCAATCAACCCCGGTGAACTTTGTGGTTACTTAACAGGAAAACCCACACTCGCTTTGCTTGACACAGATAAGCATCAAGCAAGAATAATTGAACTCTAA
- a CDS encoding winged helix-turn-helix domain-containing protein, with protein sequence MYNTLLRANQKRRDQLSIAANILEIARDGALKTQIMYRAGLSYPQLNDYLLFLIDNNLLTQSNINGKDVYRITLKGRNFLKRHHELTKMLKAKDWRKTALHQPAASLKSQGQLA encoded by the coding sequence ATGTACAACACTTTATTGCGGGCAAACCAGAAAAGACGCGATCAACTAAGCATTGCAGCCAACATACTAGAAATAGCCAGAGACGGCGCATTAAAAACCCAAATAATGTACCGCGCAGGCTTGAGTTACCCACAACTCAACGATTACTTACTCTTCTTAATCGACAACAACCTACTAACGCAGTCCAACATCAACGGCAAAGACGTCTACAGGATCACATTGAAAGGTAGAAATTTCTTAAAAAGACACCACGAACTAACAAAAATGCTCAAAGCCAAGGATTGGCGAAAAACCGCCCTACACCAACCCGCCGCATCGCTCAAGAGCCAAGGTCAACTCGCTTAA
- a CDS encoding HAD family hydrolase, producing the protein MTTKAVLFDMFDTLMLIEKDHAFYSPSLQRMYRYLTKKGIDVPFEKFESTYIEVRDHLYAKADLNLDEPHFNVRVSETLKKLGYNVPVSSPTVAAATNEFCEEFSKYVRIDPDAELVLRTLFGKYKLGIISNFAIPECVLKLLKAARIDWFFDVVVVSGAVNKRKPSPEIFRRTLRILDVSAQEAVFVGDTFDADIEGSKAVGMRAIYIERRSQKHSEKFCPDQTIKSLSELTLALERCGGLV; encoded by the coding sequence ATGACAACTAAAGCTGTTTTATTCGACATGTTCGACACTTTGATGCTTATCGAGAAAGACCACGCGTTCTACTCGCCTTCTCTGCAGCGCATGTACCGCTACCTGACCAAAAAAGGCATAGATGTACCTTTCGAGAAATTCGAGAGCACCTACATCGAAGTAAGAGACCACCTCTACGCAAAAGCAGACCTCAACCTCGACGAACCCCACTTCAACGTTCGCGTCTCAGAAACCCTTAAAAAACTGGGCTACAACGTTCCCGTATCGAGTCCAACGGTGGCGGCTGCAACTAACGAGTTCTGCGAAGAATTCAGTAAATACGTGCGTATAGACCCCGACGCTGAGTTGGTACTGAGAACGTTGTTTGGCAAATACAAGTTGGGCATAATCTCTAACTTTGCCATCCCTGAATGTGTCCTTAAACTGCTCAAAGCCGCCCGCATTGATTGGTTTTTTGATGTGGTTGTGGTTTCAGGTGCGGTCAATAAACGTAAACCTAGTCCTGAAATTTTTAGGCGCACTCTTAGGATACTGGATGTTTCAGCGCAGGAAGCGGTGTTTGTCGGTGACACCTTTGACGCAGACATTGAGGGCTCAAAAGCTGTGGGTATGCGAGCGATTTACATAGAACGCCGTAGCCAGAAGCATTCTGAAAAGTTTTGCCCTGACCAAACCATCAAAAGCTTAAGCGAGTTGACCTTGGCTCTTGAGCGATGCGGCGGGTTGGTGTAG
- a CDS encoding APC family permease, which produces MAENKTPALKRSIGLWSAVAINVGAIIGGGIFVVTGIVAGYAGSAFIISMIAAGIIAFITATSFSKLTAWQPVEGGAYEYGRQLVSPYAGFLAGWMWLVANTFTGAAVSLGFVYYLSAAIPGLPVNVVAAVMCLVFTALNLVGAKESAAVNNIFVAIKLSVLAFFVVFGALFADTTNFAPFTPLSSGVLYATFFIFFAYGGFARVTVIAEEIKDAKRNVPRALLLSLGLSMLVYVSVGLVAVGLLGADGLGGSASPLSEAMAVSGSSVAVQVISFGGLVATASVLLTAILGVSRMAYSMARRHDLPNNLAQLHGRFCTPFKAIIGTGVVMAVLVLFLDLTRVVAISTFALVFNYCIVNISAFKLQNGSGRFRRILPLLGLGTCLMLLAFILFATPEVWVAGVVFLAVGTAYFLVQKHLRGRKRVLANQTNSKVTSAG; this is translated from the coding sequence GTGGCGGAAAACAAAACCCCCGCTCTTAAGCGTTCTATCGGTTTGTGGAGCGCCGTCGCCATAAACGTCGGCGCCATCATAGGCGGCGGAATCTTTGTCGTCACAGGCATCGTCGCAGGATACGCGGGTTCAGCATTCATCATATCCATGATCGCCGCGGGCATAATCGCATTCATAACCGCCACAAGCTTCTCCAAACTAACCGCTTGGCAGCCTGTGGAGGGCGGCGCTTACGAGTATGGGCGGCAGTTGGTTTCGCCTTATGCTGGGTTTTTGGCGGGTTGGATGTGGCTGGTGGCGAACACTTTTACGGGGGCGGCGGTGTCGCTTGGATTCGTGTACTACCTTTCGGCGGCAATCCCAGGTTTGCCTGTCAACGTGGTTGCTGCAGTTATGTGCTTGGTCTTCACCGCTCTCAATCTGGTTGGCGCAAAAGAATCCGCAGCCGTCAACAACATCTTCGTAGCCATAAAACTCTCAGTTTTAGCCTTCTTCGTAGTCTTCGGAGCCCTGTTCGCAGACACAACCAACTTTGCACCTTTCACCCCCCTATCCAGCGGCGTTTTGTACGCTACTTTCTTCATCTTCTTCGCATACGGCGGATTCGCAAGAGTAACCGTCATAGCCGAAGAAATCAAAGACGCCAAACGCAACGTACCCCGTGCTCTGTTGCTCTCGTTGGGGCTCTCTATGTTGGTTTATGTTTCGGTTGGGTTGGTTGCGGTGGGTTTGCTTGGCGCAGATGGGCTTGGCGGTTCAGCTTCGCCTCTCAGTGAGGCCATGGCAGTCAGCGGCAGCTCGGTGGCGGTTCAAGTCATTTCTTTCGGTGGTCTAGTGGCTACTGCAAGTGTGCTTTTAACTGCGATTCTGGGCGTTTCGAGAATGGCTTACTCCATGGCGCGTCGACACGACTTACCCAACAATTTAGCTCAACTACACGGTAGATTCTGCACGCCCTTCAAAGCGATAATTGGGACTGGTGTGGTTATGGCGGTTCTGGTTCTTTTCTTAGATTTAACGCGGGTCGTTGCGATAAGCACCTTCGCGCTAGTTTTCAATTATTGCATCGTCAACATCTCAGCGTTTAAGCTTCAAAATGGTTCTGGCAGATTTCGGCGCATTTTGCCTCTGCTTGGGTTGGGGACTTGTCTGATGCTTTTGGCATTTATCTTGTTTGCGACGCCTGAGGTTTGGGTGGCGGGTGTGGTTTTCTTGGCGGTTGGAACCGCTTATTTTCTGGTACAGAAACATCTGCGTGGACGGAAAAGAGTTTTAGCTAACCAAACCAATTCTAAAGTTACCTCAGCAGGTTAG